The Nerophis lumbriciformis linkage group LG07, RoL_Nlum_v2.1, whole genome shotgun sequence genome window below encodes:
- the ralaa gene encoding ras-related protein Ral-A, with protein sequence MAAAKPKGQNSLALHKVIMVGSGGVGKSALTLQFMYDEFVEDYEPTKADSYRKKVVLDGEEVQIDILDTAGQEDYAAIRDNYFRSGEGFLCVFSITELESFAATVDFREQILRVKEDENVPFLLVGNKSDLDDRRQVSADEAKARAEQWGVCYVETSAKTRANVDKVFFDLMREIRARKMEDSKEKNGKKKSKSLAKRIRERCCIL encoded by the exons ATGGCAGCTGCTAAACCCAAAGGGCAGAACTCCTTAGCCCTTCACAAAGTGATCATGGTGGGCAGCGGAGGTGTGGGCAAGTCAGCCCTCACGCTGCAGTTCATGTACGACGAG TTTGTGGAAGACTACGAGCCCACCAAAGCTGACAGCTACAGGAAGAAGGTGGTGCTGGACGGCGAGGAGGTACAGATCGACATCCTCGACACGGCCGGACAGGAGGACTACGCCGCAATCAGGGACAACTACTTCCGCAGCGGCGAGGGTTTCCTCTGCGTCTTTTCCATCACGGAGTTGGAATCTTTTGCGGCGACAGTAGACTTCAG AGAGCAGATCCTACGGGTGAAGGAGGACGAGAATGTCCCTTTCCTCCTGGTCGGCAACAAGTCTGACTTGGACGACCGGCGGCAGGTGAGTGCCGATGAGGCCAAGGCCCGCGCCGAGCAGTGGGGGGTGTGCTACGTGGAGACTTCAGCCAAAACCCGAGCCAACGTGGACAAG GTGTTCTTTGACCTGATGAGGGAGATCCGGGCGAGGAAAATGGAGGACAGCAAAGAGAAGAACGGGAAGAAGAAAAGCAAAAGTTTGGCCAAGAGAATCCGGGAGAGATGTTGTATTTTATAG